Part of the Capsicum annuum cultivar UCD-10X-F1 chromosome 12, UCD10Xv1.1, whole genome shotgun sequence genome is shown below.
CGGTGACAATTTATTTTGCTtactgtactagtttatatgcatttatgttttgtgtttgttatactgttatcggtcctaagtcgggggtctatcggagacagcctctctacttcacctgaggtactGGTATgatttgcgtacactctaccctccccaaaccccactatgtggggaaacactgggtatgttgttgtaatcCTATTGAACAGTCAAATTTTTTGgtcttgttttcttatttttttaatttgtttttgtttttcttgttattCTTCATCAAATTTAATATGTTGTCTTATGTGTGAATATGTTAAATATGTTACGAGAtatacttaaaatatttttcatatatacatTTTTATTAACATTTATTTCACAGAAGATAATACGTAGATCATGCATAATATAATGTTTGTAACTTGTATAATAATTACTTTACTAATAAGCCAACAACAACTCTTTACTCTTTAATAGGTACGAAAATTACATTGAAAAGTTACTACCATATGACCCTATGTTATATTATCTTTATCGTCCACTAGATTTTTATTTCTATGGAAGATTTTCTACACTTAGAAATAGAAGTTAATATAATTTCAACAAGTACGTACAAACAAGATATGAGCTTTACTTGATGAAGAAAATGTTCTTGTGATGaatctttatttaaatatttgactaaatacttaaaatattcatACACAAGACGACTATATTTAAATTCGATTAATAAAggatatcaaaaaaaaaaattaaaagcaaaatacaagaagaataaaaaaattgacagaaaactcaatttttaaatatttgtttctaaattttaaaatattcttttttctaaaaaaaattacagCTGCAACATCATTAAATAGGAaccaaaaattatgtttttggaAATAATGACCATGGAGGCTAACTTGGCAAAGTTGAGTGACTATGACAGCCAATTACACAAAGTTGAGTGAATTTTGAAAGACAAAGCAAAGTTGGGGATTGAAAGTCAATTACCCAAAATTGAATGATCATTCAAGCTTTTAACTCTATTTAATCAGCGTACATAACAAACTCGAAACGTCCCATGCATTACTGTCATCAGCAACTGAACTACAAACtattgttacaacaaatttccACAGCAAAATCATTAACgaagtttttttttgttaatgCATTCTAAACCACACATGCAACTATGTTATACAGATACTTCATTTACCTATACTATTGTGCCGAATGGGTGTGACATGAGTATGGGTGCTTTATGCAGATTATTCGCAATACACTAAATTGACAGAAGATGCATGTTACATGGTAGTAACATACACCCGGTAATGGATGCATACACTTAAACAAGTCCATGTAAGATAGCTTAGAAAGGAATCCGTAAAGTTGCAGGActggtaacaaaaagaaaaaaacaataacGTACCTGCACCAAAATGTAGAAGAAAAGGCCAATACTGAGGCAATAAAGACCACCAAGATCAGCAAGGAAGCTTACTGCACTCTTGAGAGAGGAAGATAttatcaaacaacaacaacaacaacaacaacaaacccagtgtattcccacctagtggggtctgggggggggtaagatgtacgcagtccatacctctacctctgatgaagtagaaaggctgtttccgaaagacccccggctcaaggcacgagataccacacaaacatatagtaaagcacagaagcagattacataacataaatacggcacccataaggaatataaaacagaggaaagcagaggaaagcacacagattcgtaataaacatggaacacgggatACGGAATCATAAAAGGAAACACTAAATATAGCCCAAAAAAACTTCCGAAATGAAACGAGCCATTCAAAACACTAAATATACACACCAGATTTCTGAAGCAAACCTACATTTTAGTCTTCTTTTCTTACTCCTCCATCCCGATTTATGTGATGCCCTTTTATTCAAGTCTATTCCAAAAAGAACGATACCTTTCTATATTTCGAAACAATTAAGCTTTAACCATCCATTTTGCCCTTACGGCGATGACTTATAGGCCACACAAATATCTATGGCTTATTTAGACACAAGGTTCAAAAGTCAAGTCTTTTTCTTAAAATCTGTGCCAGTCAACGTgcatcacataaattgggatggagggagtatcaTATTGGTGTGGTCCAGCATTATAGACTAGAAAACAGTTAAAAGTATGAAATGATGCACCAGACTAGCAGGTTACAATATTCTTTTTTAGCAAGTTTAGCCTGAAAAATCAGCAGGGCAATAAGTCTACATCTGACAACCTATCTTTTCTtcccctttatttttttttcagataAGGTAAATGCTCCATCTGATTATCCTATCATTTCTccatcttcactatttttgcatCCACACTAAAAGCTTAAATTCCTCTGGTTTGAAGCACTAAAACTATATAAAATAGAATTCCGTagaaattttagtatttagtCTATTTTTTATATTCTGGAAAAATAACAAAGGCCCCTGAAGACAATACGAAACTACACCTTGATGTTTGCTTGGAACCAGTGCTCGTTCAAAACATTATAAGTTCACTGAGCAACTTGTCCGTAGAAGCAGATaggcaaaataaaaaaacattccACTAAAGGCCCTACACTGCAATGCAGCATTGGCATTTGCACGGTTGGCATTTAACAGGTTGCACAATGTTAGTTATGCACTCTGTATTGGACAACAAAACTAAGCTTCCCATGAATCACGTAGAAAACAAATGCTAGGGAACAACTTGGCAATGAAAAAATTGGCATAGGATCTGGACCAGTGAGCTAGAACTATAACCAGAGAGTGAATATCTCAGAAAACCAAATACCTCGTTCCACCATAAGATGTACGTATAGAAGAAGATATTAAAAACCAACTGAGTTCCAGAAGTCCCCTCCTCTCCCTCATCGCTTTCTCCCAAAAGATGAAAACACGATGGTAAAAAAGAAGACAAGGTAGGGAATAAGGAAATTCAGGAAAATTACAGATCAATCATTATATAAAGCACAAAACTGCTGAAGGCTCTCGCCTATatcttcattttttcattttgaaatgtAACAAATTATCGTCTATATCAGTTTTCAAAACAAATAACAAGCTTAAAAAGGAGTTGTAAGCAGTTGATCAGTCAATATGCAAACAATGTTAAAAGAAGAGTGACAAAAGAAGAGCTGTCAGATTCAGTATAAATGAATTTTGGAAACATGTAGTAATTCTCCTCAGTATCACAAGACATCATTAACATGGCTCATGGTCCAGCCATAATTTCTTACTGAAGTTCTATTTACCAAAAAGATGAAACGAGCATCTCTCGCAAAAGTATAACTCAAAAGATATTTACAAACTTCATAGCTAAAGGTATTTATACTGCACACGCATCATTATAGCTCTAAGTATATACAGAATTAAAATTCGAAAGTCAGGAGGTGTAAAGACTAGCCAGAGAGGACATTGAAAGCAAAGAATAGAAAATATGCCCAGAGATGAAGATGCTACTCACCGGGTCCTAAAACATTTTGATTCTTGACCTCAACAATATACGAAGATAGGAAGTTGACATACAATGTCGTGTTGATTAGACCATCATTAGGGCTTTCGAGTGATGCTTGGAGTTGACTTATCTCATCAAAAGATGAACCTGGGACAAACTCATGAAGTAGTGGTTGGATGAGCCTTAGATCATGCAAATTATGGTACAATCTTGGGAAAAAATTGAACTTCAATATATTTGGTGTCAACCCTCTAAATGTAACTGGTTTGCTGTCAAAATCGCTTCCATTCCTCAGTGTTCCACTGACCAAGCTAAGATGTTTCTTATTTTTAGGATCTTTTGCTGTTAGATTGAACTGAAATCCAGCAGCTGCTGCAGGACTATTTGGGAGATCAACAAATTGCCATGAAATATAGGCATTGTCCCGACTAAGGGGACATCTGCTGCACTTAAGCATGATGGTCGGTCCCTTAGTTGTGTTTATACAGGAATAGTTGGCAAATGTTGACAGAGGAGCAAATCGATAGTCGACAAGGCCTGGATTCCCAGTTACCACTGTTCCGAGGCCACGCAAATGTAAGCAGCTCATACTTGAGATAGTAGTGATATTAAATTCCAAATCGTTTATAAAAGCAGCTAAATCAGGTGCATTTGTTGCTCTCACATTGTGCATCTCAATAGTTCTCTTTGCTATTATATGGTAAAGCAAACTGTGGAAGCATATAAAAGAGTATATTATGGATGGAATAGAAGGTGAAGAATAAAAAGAACAGGGGAAGAATATTATTCAGAAGAAAAACAGGcaggattttatttttatttttagataaaaaCAGGCCAAATACTAGAAAGAAATACTGGAATACTGgaaattaaagagagaaaaaacatCATGTACTCACGCAGCCAAAAGACCAATAAAAAGTATCCAACTAGCTATTGAAAAAGTTCCACCAAGCTCTGTTTTCCGCTTCGTGACTAGCGCCTGGTCATCCTACATGAAAATGGTgaacataaataacaaaaatctAAAGATTGTCAAGAGGTGTGTTCAAGTatctacaaaagaaaaagaaaaaaaagggaagtATACTTTTACAGTATCACAGAAATACATAAAACTACTAAACCAAACATATCAACCGGTAATGTAACAAGGAGGCTCAGTGATACTTGATTTGTCATATGAGACAATAAGCAACCTAAAGGCCATATTTCAAGTAGTAACTACGATATATAATCTATGAAGTGTATATCAAATTTGAGCTGCCTATTGTACTGGATATGGTATCCAATATGAGACACATCAACTAGTGGTATAAAAAGTAGGCTCAGTGATACTTGATTTGTCATACAAGACAATAAGCAAAATAAACACCATTAGTTCAACAAGTAACTaagatatataatatatgaagCGTATAATAAATTCGAGCTGCCTATTGTACTGGATATGGTATCCAATATGATACACCAACCAGGGCATACACACAATTTTTCACAAGCAGATTGAAATTTAATTCAAGTACATTATTACAACTCGCCTCAATGAAATTTCACTTTTTGAAATTTAGTATAGATGAAAACCATCTTTACGTACAACTTTCTCTTAGTTTTTAAACAAAGAGAACTTCAGGTGCAGAGGTTTAGTTTATACTCACCCCGCAAGAAGTCAAGTGTTCAAACCCCTTCTGTCTgcactttatttttcttacaagAAGTCAACAACTTGGGtcccaaatttttaaaaaaaataggtcGTGGTTGAATCCCAAACTCCAACCTGAACGAGGACAACGAATCACTCGACCAGAACTGAGATGGTCTAactgtttatatgttttattttttatatgatttatatgtgcaatagtttttttttttaaaaggaaccAGAGGAGACCACCTGATATAAGGTTAATTGGGTGATATCAGTAAGTATACcaaattttactattatttttttggatgCTCATATCTCTAAATCTAGGATTTGGGTATCCAACAAGTGATACAAGAAGAGACAAATTTGATACTTTTGGGAtcagaatacaacaacaacaacaacaacaacaaacccagtgta
Proteins encoded:
- the LOC107850173 gene encoding uncharacterized protein LOC107850173 isoform X3, which translates into the protein MQCPSNSFRYNTTQCECNPSYLFNFTSRSCYLFNEWGPVESDSGVDYRSLPFPGSGTLFDFDSIRRLTQSQAVFLEATLIMLLSWLCFCFLLRCAPLGNGRSIWFKIRWWISRLDICFASRHWLDDQALVTKRKTELGGTFSIASWILFIGLLAALLYHIIAKRTIEMHNVRATNAPDLAAFINDLEFNITTISSMSCLHLRGLGTVVTGNPGLVDYRFAPLSTFANYSCINTTKGPTIMLKCSRCPLSRDNAYISWQFVDLPNSPAAAAGFQFNLTAKDPKNKKHLSLVSGTLRNGSDFDSKPVTFRGLTPNILKFNFFPRLYHNLHDLRLIQPLLHEFVPGSSFDEISQLQASLESPNDGLINTTLYVNFLSSYIVEVKNQNVLGPVSFLADLGGLYCLSIGLFFYILVQFQENDVPPTIKGSKPEDVIAPDVKNALQAPAFPAANDITVPSPPPLKLQVADHISMTNLQKDLQNLFEYNMMLREKLIAAQSMLHSLANKGSTLAADSGDIIIRE